A single genomic interval of Koleobacter methoxysyntrophicus harbors:
- the rplJ gene encoding 50S ribosomal protein L10 — protein MPNREEKKQIVEELKDKLNQVKAAIFTDYRGLNVEEITELRKQLREAGIEYKVVKNTLTRIAAKDINMDFLEEYLNGPTAIAFSFEDPVTPAKILSKFANSHKALDIKAGLVEGKLIDVEGIKALADLPSREVLIAKVIGGMQAPISGLVGVLNGPMRGLVYALKAIQDKKSA, from the coding sequence ATGCCGAACAGAGAAGAAAAAAAGCAAATTGTCGAAGAACTGAAGGATAAACTGAACCAGGTTAAAGCAGCTATATTTACGGATTATAGAGGCCTTAACGTAGAAGAGATTACAGAATTAAGAAAACAGTTACGGGAAGCCGGGATAGAATATAAAGTGGTAAAAAACACATTAACCAGGATTGCTGCAAAGGACATAAACATGGACTTTCTTGAAGAATACCTGAACGGTCCGACAGCTATAGCCTTTAGTTTTGAAGACCCCGTGACCCCGGCCAAAATCCTTTCCAAATTCGCTAACAGCCATAAAGCCCTGGATATTAAAGCGGGCCTGGTAGAGGGCAAACTGATTGATGTAGAAGGAATTAAAGCGCTGGCAGACCTGCCATCACGGGAAGTTCTCATTGCCAAAGTTATCGGTGGAATGCAGGCACCTATATCAGGTCTTGTTGGTGTGTTAAATGGACCTATGAGAGGTCTTGTATATGCCCTTAAAGCTATTCAAGATAAAAAAAGTGCATAA
- the rplL gene encoding 50S ribosomal protein L7/L12 → MMTKEEIIQAIENMTVLELSELVKALEEKFGVTAAAPVAMAAAPAAGGEAAQAEEQTEFDVILTSAGDQKIKVIKVVRELTGLGLKEAKDLVDNAPKPVKEKVSKEEAESIKAKLAEVGAGVEIK, encoded by the coding sequence CTGATGACAAAAGAGGAAATCATCCAAGCCATAGAAAATATGACTGTTCTCGAATTATCAGAACTGGTTAAGGCCCTTGAAGAGAAATTCGGTGTAACTGCAGCAGCTCCTGTTGCTATGGCAGCAGCCCCCGCTGCAGGTGGTGAAGCTGCCCAGGCAGAAGAGCAAACCGAATTCGATGTAATTCTTACAAGTGCCGGTGACCAAAAGATCAAGGTTATAAAGGTGGTTAGAGAATTAACCGGTCTGGGCTTAAAAGAAGCTAAAGACCTGGTTGATAATGCGCCAAAACCGGTTAAAGAAAAGGTAAGCAAAGAAGAGGCTGAATCCATCAAGGCTAAGCTTGCAGAAGTCGGCGCAGGAGTAGAGATCAAGTAA
- the rpoB gene encoding DNA-directed RNA polymerase subunit beta, producing MVHPVKLGKRERWSYSKIEEIMQLPNLIEIQQSSYKWFLEEGLKEILDDISPIQDFTGNLILEFVDYSLDEQPKYSVEESKERDVTYSAPLKVRVRLINKETGEIKEQEVFMGDFPLMTENGTFIINGAERVIVSQLVRSPGVYYNEEIDKSGKSLFTGTVIPNRGAWLELETDVNDVIYVRIDRTRKLPVTVLLRALGYGSNNDILELLGEEEKVLRTLEKDNTESQEEGLLEIYKRLRPGEPPTVDSARSLLETLFFDPKRYDLANVGRYKFNKKLRLRPRITGQKAVGDIINPITGHVIVKANEKITRQKAEEIEKCGINAVRIYGPEGNTLKVIGNGYRQENGEFLPRNEKCITKDDIIASINYIINLDYKIGSIDDIDHLGNRRLRSVGELLQNQFRIGLARMERVVKERMTIQDVDVITPQMLINIRPVVAAVKEFFGSSQLSQFMDQTNPLAELTHKRRLSALGPGGLSRERAGFDVRDVHHSHYGRMCPIETPEGPNIGLIGSLSTYARINEYGFIETPYRKVDKERGVVTEEIVYLTADEEDEYAIAQANAPLNEEGRFVNKKVTVRYKDEILIVPREEVDFMDVSPKQLVSVATSLIPFLEHDDANRALMGSNMQRQAVPLLTTDAPLVGTGIEYKAALDSGVVVVAKHDGVVERVSAREIIVRREDKDGKSTGEVDVYKLQKFMRSNQGTCINQRPIVKKGQKVSRGEVIADGPSTNMGELALGRNVLVAFMPWEGYNYEDAILISEKLVKEDIFTSIHIEEYEAEARDTKLGPEEITRDIPNVGEEALKDLDERGIIRPGAEVRAGDILVGKVTPKGETELTAEERLLRAIFGEKAREVRDTSLRVPHGESGIVVDVKVFTRDNGDELPPGVNQLVRVYIAQKRKISEGDKMAGRHGNKGVISRILPEEDMPFLPDGTPIEIVLNPLGVPSRMNIGQVLETHLGWAAKALGWYVATPVFDGATEAEIIETLKKAGLPEDGKIVLYDGRTGEPFDNRVTVGYMYMLKLAHLVDDKIHARSTGPYSLVTQQPLGGKAQFGGQRFGEMEVWALEAYGAAYTLQELLTVKSDDVVGRVKTYEAIVKGENVPEPGVPESFKVLIKELQSLCLDVRVLSEDAQEIVIKESDDDDEDTLDELKVNIEGRESDNDDDDEEEYTDEEDIDIEEDYQDEEKLEEYDDVEIDEEDLEDDFDLDEFDEGEQIEEDLEEEEY from the coding sequence ATGGTACATCCTGTTAAGTTGGGGAAGAGGGAACGCTGGAGCTATTCCAAGATTGAAGAAATAATGCAACTGCCGAACCTTATTGAAATACAGCAGTCATCCTATAAGTGGTTTCTTGAAGAAGGCCTGAAGGAAATCTTGGACGACATATCTCCCATTCAGGATTTTACGGGAAATTTGATCCTAGAATTTGTAGACTACTCCCTTGATGAACAGCCTAAATATTCAGTAGAAGAAAGTAAAGAAAGGGATGTAACTTATTCAGCCCCCCTTAAGGTAAGGGTAAGGTTGATTAACAAAGAAACAGGAGAAATAAAAGAACAAGAGGTCTTTATGGGTGACTTCCCCCTGATGACGGAAAACGGAACCTTTATTATTAATGGAGCAGAAAGGGTTATTGTCAGTCAGCTGGTAAGGTCACCGGGAGTATATTACAACGAAGAAATTGATAAATCAGGTAAATCTCTATTTACGGGAACCGTTATACCCAATAGAGGAGCATGGCTGGAACTGGAAACAGATGTGAATGATGTAATATATGTGAGGATAGATAGGACAAGGAAGCTGCCTGTTACTGTCCTCTTGAGGGCCCTTGGATATGGGTCAAATAACGATATTTTAGAACTCCTTGGCGAAGAAGAAAAGGTGTTAAGAACTCTTGAAAAAGATAATACAGAGAGTCAGGAAGAGGGTTTACTTGAGATCTACAAGAGACTAAGGCCGGGTGAACCGCCAACCGTAGACAGTGCGAGATCGTTATTGGAAACCCTATTTTTTGACCCTAAAAGGTACGATCTGGCCAATGTGGGGCGTTATAAATTTAATAAAAAGTTAAGGTTAAGACCGAGGATTACAGGCCAGAAGGCTGTAGGGGATATAATAAATCCCATTACGGGCCATGTAATTGTAAAAGCCAATGAGAAGATTACCAGGCAAAAGGCCGAGGAAATAGAAAAGTGCGGCATAAATGCTGTAAGGATTTACGGGCCTGAGGGGAATACCCTTAAAGTTATCGGAAACGGGTACCGTCAGGAAAACGGTGAGTTCCTCCCCAGGAATGAGAAATGCATTACAAAGGACGATATAATTGCTTCAATTAATTATATAATAAACCTTGATTATAAAATCGGTTCTATTGATGATATAGACCACCTGGGGAACAGGAGATTGCGTTCTGTAGGTGAGCTTCTCCAAAACCAGTTCAGAATAGGGCTTGCCAGGATGGAACGGGTGGTTAAGGAAAGGATGACTATTCAGGATGTAGATGTGATAACACCCCAGATGTTGATAAATATACGCCCTGTTGTTGCAGCAGTTAAGGAATTCTTCGGAAGCAGTCAGCTGTCCCAGTTCATGGACCAGACAAATCCCCTGGCGGAGCTGACCCATAAGAGGAGGCTCAGTGCCCTTGGGCCGGGGGGATTAAGCAGGGAAAGGGCAGGATTTGATGTAAGGGATGTTCATCATTCCCACTATGGAAGGATGTGCCCCATTGAAACCCCAGAAGGCCCCAATATCGGTTTGATCGGCTCATTGAGCACATATGCTAGGATAAACGAATACGGTTTTATTGAAACCCCCTACAGAAAGGTAGACAAAGAGCGGGGGGTCGTTACAGAAGAGATCGTATACCTGACGGCAGATGAGGAAGATGAATATGCTATCGCTCAAGCCAATGCCCCTTTAAATGAGGAAGGGAGATTTGTAAATAAAAAGGTAACCGTAAGGTATAAAGATGAGATTCTGATTGTTCCAAGGGAAGAAGTTGATTTTATGGATGTTTCTCCGAAACAGCTGGTCAGTGTAGCTACTTCCCTTATTCCATTCCTGGAACACGATGATGCCAACAGGGCATTGATGGGTTCGAATATGCAGAGACAGGCTGTTCCCCTTCTTACTACCGATGCCCCCCTTGTAGGTACCGGTATTGAGTATAAAGCTGCTCTGGACTCGGGGGTAGTGGTTGTCGCCAAGCACGACGGTGTTGTTGAAAGGGTATCTGCCAGGGAGATAATAGTTAGAAGGGAAGATAAGGACGGTAAAAGTACCGGGGAGGTTGATGTATATAAACTGCAGAAATTTATGAGGTCGAACCAGGGGACATGTATCAACCAGCGACCTATAGTTAAAAAGGGCCAAAAGGTCAGCCGGGGTGAGGTTATTGCAGACGGTCCATCAACGAACATGGGTGAACTGGCTCTGGGGCGGAATGTCCTTGTTGCCTTTATGCCCTGGGAAGGCTACAATTATGAAGATGCCATTCTCATCAGCGAGAAGCTGGTTAAAGAGGACATCTTTACATCAATTCATATTGAAGAATACGAGGCAGAGGCACGGGACACCAAGCTGGGTCCTGAAGAAATAACCAGGGACATCCCAAATGTAGGTGAAGAGGCACTTAAAGACCTGGATGAAAGGGGAATAATCAGGCCCGGAGCTGAAGTAAGGGCCGGAGATATCCTCGTAGGCAAGGTTACACCTAAAGGCGAAACGGAGCTGACTGCTGAAGAACGATTGCTGAGGGCAATATTCGGTGAAAAGGCAAGAGAGGTAAGGGATACGTCTTTAAGGGTTCCGCACGGAGAGTCGGGGATTGTGGTTGATGTCAAGGTATTTACCAGGGATAACGGTGATGAACTGCCGCCCGGGGTTAATCAGCTGGTAAGGGTATATATTGCTCAGAAGAGAAAGATTTCCGAAGGAGATAAAATGGCCGGACGCCACGGCAATAAGGGAGTTATTTCCAGAATACTCCCGGAAGAGGATATGCCGTTTTTACCCGACGGAACCCCTATCGAGATCGTTTTAAACCCTCTCGGGGTTCCTTCAAGGATGAATATAGGCCAAGTGCTGGAGACTCACCTGGGCTGGGCCGCCAAAGCCCTGGGATGGTATGTGGCAACCCCGGTTTTTGACGGTGCAACAGAGGCGGAAATTATAGAGACCCTTAAAAAGGCCGGTTTACCCGAAGATGGAAAAATTGTATTATATGATGGCCGAACAGGTGAGCCTTTTGATAACAGGGTTACAGTAGGGTACATGTATATGCTGAAACTAGCCCACCTTGTTGATGATAAGATTCACGCCAGGTCCACAGGTCCGTACTCACTTGTTACACAGCAGCCCCTGGGAGGGAAAGCCCAGTTCGGCGGTCAGAGGTTCGGGGAAATGGAAGTATGGGCCCTTGAAGCATATGGCGCAGCCTACACCCTGCAGGAGCTTCTAACGGTAAAATCCGATGACGTAGTAGGTCGCGTAAAGACCTATGAGGCGATCGTTAAGGGTGAAAACGTTCCTGAACCCGGAGTGCCGGAGTCATTTAAGGTTTTAATAAAAGAACTTCAGAGTTTATGCCTCGATGTTAGGGTCCTGTCCGAAGATGCCCAGGAGATAGTAATAAAAGAATCCGATGACGATGATGAGGATACACTGGATGAATTAAAGGTAAATATTGAAGGGCGTGAAAGTGATAATGACGATGATGATGAGGAAGAATACACCGATGAAGAAGATATAGATATTGAAGAAGATTATCAGGATGAGGAGAAACTGGAAGAATACGATGATGTGGAAATCGATGAAGAGGATTTAGAAGATGACTTTGACCTTGATGAATTTGATGAAGGGGAACAAATAGAAGAGGACCTGGAGGAAGAAGAGTATTAA
- the rpsG gene encoding 30S ribosomal protein S7, which yields MPRRGHVAKRDVLEDPVYGSKLVTKLINKIMLDGKKGLAQKICYDAFEIIRNKTGRDPVEVFEQAMKNVMPTLEVKARRVGGATYQVPVEVRADRRQTLGIRWIVDYARNRGEKTMKERLAAEIMDAANGVGGSVKKREDTHKMAEANKAFAHYRW from the coding sequence ATGCCTAGAAGAGGTCATGTAGCAAAAAGGGATGTACTGGAAGATCCTGTTTACGGCAGTAAGTTAGTTACCAAACTTATAAATAAGATTATGCTTGATGGCAAAAAGGGCTTAGCACAAAAAATATGCTATGATGCTTTTGAGATTATAAGAAACAAAACCGGTCGTGACCCTGTGGAAGTTTTTGAACAGGCAATGAAAAACGTTATGCCTACCCTTGAGGTTAAGGCCAGAAGGGTTGGAGGTGCTACCTATCAGGTTCCTGTTGAAGTTAGGGCCGACCGCCGCCAGACTTTGGGAATAAGATGGATAGTTGATTATGCCAGAAACAGGGGAGAAAAGACAATGAAGGAAAGGTTGGCGGCAGAGATTATGGATGCGGCAAACGGTGTGGGCGGTTCAGTTAAGAAGAGGGAAGATACCCACAAGATGGCTGAAGCTAATAAGGCATTTGCCCATTATAGATGGTAA
- a CDS encoding ribosomal L7Ae/L30e/S12e/Gadd45 family protein, which produces MVERLKSAKKKTVGTKQTIKAVEKGEAKVVFIARDAEKHIVAPLEKLCSERSIEVVYIDSMKQLGEICGIEVGAASAAIL; this is translated from the coding sequence ATGGTTGAACGTCTTAAATCTGCCAAAAAGAAAACCGTTGGCACAAAACAAACAATTAAAGCAGTAGAAAAGGGAGAAGCCAAAGTGGTTTTCATTGCCAGAGATGCGGAAAAACACATTGTTGCACCACTGGAAAAACTCTGCAGTGAACGGTCCATAGAAGTAGTGTATATTGATTCTATGAAGCAGTTAGGGGAAATATGCGGAATTGAGGTTGGAGCGGCTTCAGCTGCAATTCTTTGA
- the rpoC gene encoding DNA-directed RNA polymerase subunit beta' → MLELNNFDSMRIGLASPEQIREWSRGEVKKPETINYRTLKPEKQGLFCEKIFGPTKDWECHCGKYKRVRYKGIVCDRCGVEVTKSKVRRERMGHIELAAPVSHIWYFKGIPSRMGLILDMSPRSLEKVLYFASYIVIDPGDTPLMKKQLLTEKEYRDYREKYGNAFKAGMGAEAIKELLEEIDLEKLSKELRKELKDSSGQKKVRTIRRLEVVEAFRKSNNRPEWMILEVIPVIPPDLRPMVQLDGGRFATSDLNDLYRRVINRNNRLKRLLDLGAPDIIVRNEKRMLQEAVDALIDNGRRGRPVTGPGNRPLKSLSDMLKGKQGRFRQNLLGKRVDYSGRSVIVIGPELQLYQCGLPKEMALELFKPFVMKKLVNEGYAHNIKSAKRMVERVKPEVWDVLEDVIREHPVLLNRAPTLHRLGIQAFEPVLVEGRAIKIHPLVCTAYNADFDGDQMAVHVPLSAEAQAEARLLMLSANNILKPQDGKPVVTPTQDMVLGAYYLTVEKEGEKGEGKVFSDFDEVIMAYQMGVVALHAKIKVRVSREIDGKTYSKLIETTPGRVIFNEVIPQDLGFVNRQEEDKLLELELNTLVDKGLLGEIVARCYRKHGITETAFMLDKIKKLGFNFATKAGTTIGVTDIEVPAQKEEILSKAEEKVDEIELQFRRGLISDEERYEKVISVWTQATDEVTEVLMESLDRFNPVYMMAISGARGGKQQIRQLAGMRGLMANPSGRIIELPIKANFREGLTVLEYFISTHGARKGLADTALRTADSGYLTRRLVDVSQDVIVREEDCGTTEGVVVKEIRDGNEVIESLDDRIVGRIAADDVVHPETGEVIVKEQELIDEDKAEEILRAGIESVKIRSVLTCKSRHGVCVKCYGRDLATGKIVNIGEAVGIIAAQSIGEPGTQLTMRTFHTGGVAGDDITQGLPRVEELFEARKPKGLAIITEIPGTVKVIETKKKREVEISNEVEKRVYQVPYGARLKVSTGSMVEAGDELTEGSVNPHDILKIKGVRGVQMYLLQEVQRVYRLQGVDINDKHIEVIIRQMLKKVKVEDAGDTDLLPGGLVDIFEFEDENNRVIAQGGQPAEARRVLLGITKASLATDSFLSAASFQETTRVLTEAATKGKLDPLLGLKENVIIGKLVPAGTGMSRYRNITVYAEDEQENEQMQESKEESAHS, encoded by the coding sequence TTGTTAGAACTCAATAATTTTGATTCTATGAGAATAGGTCTGGCTTCCCCTGAACAGATAAGGGAATGGTCAAGGGGGGAAGTAAAAAAACCCGAAACTATAAATTACAGGACATTAAAACCCGAAAAACAGGGTCTGTTTTGTGAAAAGATTTTTGGTCCCACAAAAGACTGGGAATGCCACTGCGGTAAATACAAAAGGGTCAGGTACAAAGGGATAGTATGTGACAGGTGTGGTGTTGAAGTAACGAAATCCAAGGTGAGAAGGGAGCGCATGGGGCACATTGAATTAGCGGCCCCTGTATCCCATATATGGTATTTTAAAGGGATCCCCAGCAGAATGGGGTTGATACTTGATATGTCCCCCAGGTCTTTGGAAAAAGTCCTGTATTTTGCTTCATATATAGTTATAGACCCGGGTGATACACCGCTGATGAAAAAGCAGCTCCTTACAGAAAAGGAATACAGAGACTACAGAGAAAAGTACGGCAATGCTTTTAAAGCAGGAATGGGAGCGGAAGCAATAAAAGAACTCCTTGAAGAGATAGACCTTGAAAAGCTTTCAAAGGAACTGAGAAAGGAACTGAAGGATTCTTCAGGCCAGAAAAAGGTAAGAACTATCAGAAGGCTTGAAGTAGTAGAGGCCTTCCGGAAGTCAAATAACAGGCCGGAGTGGATGATCCTCGAGGTTATTCCGGTTATTCCACCGGACTTAAGGCCTATGGTACAGCTGGATGGAGGTAGATTTGCCACATCGGACCTAAATGACCTTTACAGGCGGGTAATAAACAGAAATAATCGCCTCAAGAGGCTGCTGGACCTGGGGGCACCCGATATAATAGTAAGAAACGAAAAGAGGATGCTCCAAGAAGCCGTTGATGCCCTTATAGATAACGGCCGGCGGGGCAGGCCTGTAACGGGACCGGGTAACCGGCCTCTGAAATCCCTGAGCGATATGCTGAAAGGCAAACAGGGAAGATTCCGCCAGAATCTGTTGGGCAAAAGGGTAGATTATTCAGGACGGTCTGTTATAGTTATAGGCCCCGAACTGCAGCTGTACCAGTGCGGTTTGCCTAAAGAAATGGCTTTGGAACTCTTTAAGCCCTTCGTAATGAAAAAGCTTGTAAATGAAGGTTATGCCCACAATATAAAGAGTGCCAAAAGAATGGTAGAGCGGGTAAAGCCGGAGGTGTGGGATGTCCTCGAAGATGTAATAAGAGAACACCCGGTGTTATTAAACAGGGCACCTACCCTTCACCGTCTGGGAATTCAGGCCTTTGAACCCGTTCTTGTCGAAGGTAGAGCCATCAAAATCCATCCGCTGGTATGCACGGCATATAATGCAGATTTTGACGGTGACCAGATGGCGGTCCATGTTCCCTTATCTGCAGAAGCCCAGGCTGAAGCCAGGTTATTAATGCTTTCAGCCAATAATATTTTAAAGCCGCAGGACGGTAAGCCGGTAGTGACCCCTACCCAGGACATGGTCCTCGGAGCATATTACCTGACCGTTGAGAAAGAAGGAGAAAAGGGTGAAGGCAAGGTCTTTTCAGATTTTGATGAAGTGATTATGGCATATCAGATGGGAGTTGTAGCCCTTCATGCAAAGATAAAGGTCAGGGTTTCCAGGGAAATAGACGGGAAGACCTACAGCAAGCTGATAGAAACTACCCCCGGAAGGGTAATCTTCAATGAAGTTATACCCCAGGACCTGGGTTTTGTAAACCGGCAGGAGGAAGATAAGCTCCTGGAACTCGAATTAAATACCTTAGTTGACAAAGGGCTGCTAGGTGAAATAGTTGCCAGATGCTATAGGAAGCATGGTATCACGGAAACCGCTTTCATGCTGGATAAAATCAAGAAGTTAGGCTTTAATTTTGCAACAAAAGCCGGTACGACCATCGGAGTTACTGACATTGAAGTGCCGGCCCAAAAGGAAGAAATCCTTTCTAAGGCCGAGGAGAAAGTCGACGAGATTGAACTCCAGTTCAGAAGGGGTTTAATCTCTGATGAAGAAAGATATGAAAAGGTCATAAGCGTATGGACCCAGGCCACCGACGAGGTTACGGAGGTTTTAATGGAATCCCTGGATAGATTCAATCCGGTATATATGATGGCTATTTCCGGAGCAAGGGGAGGAAAACAGCAGATAAGACAGCTGGCAGGGATGAGGGGCCTGATGGCCAACCCCTCAGGGAGAATAATAGAGCTGCCTATCAAGGCTAATTTCCGTGAAGGGCTCACCGTGCTGGAGTACTTTATTTCAACCCATGGAGCAAGAAAAGGTCTGGCTGATACGGCCTTAAGAACCGCCGATTCCGGTTACCTTACCAGAAGGCTGGTAGATGTAAGCCAGGATGTTATAGTTAGGGAGGAGGACTGCGGCACTACGGAAGGTGTTGTAGTTAAGGAAATACGGGACGGGAACGAGGTCATTGAAAGCCTGGATGATAGGATAGTTGGCAGGATAGCCGCTGATGATGTTGTCCATCCCGAAACGGGTGAGGTTATAGTTAAAGAACAGGAACTGATAGATGAAGATAAAGCTGAGGAGATCCTGAGGGCCGGTATAGAGAGTGTGAAGATACGATCTGTCCTTACCTGCAAGTCAAGACACGGGGTATGTGTTAAATGCTATGGAAGAGACCTCGCGACAGGTAAAATAGTTAATATAGGGGAAGCTGTTGGGATAATAGCAGCCCAGTCCATAGGAGAGCCGGGAACCCAGCTGACCATGAGGACCTTCCATACCGGTGGTGTTGCAGGAGACGATATAACCCAAGGTCTTCCTAGAGTAGAAGAACTTTTTGAAGCGAGAAAGCCCAAAGGTTTGGCTATAATTACGGAGATACCCGGTACCGTTAAAGTTATAGAAACCAAGAAGAAGAGGGAAGTAGAGATTTCAAATGAGGTGGAAAAGAGGGTGTATCAGGTTCCATATGGAGCCAGATTAAAAGTATCTACCGGTAGTATGGTAGAAGCAGGGGATGAATTAACTGAAGGTTCCGTTAACCCCCACGACATACTGAAAATTAAAGGAGTGAGGGGCGTGCAGATGTACCTCCTTCAGGAAGTCCAGAGGGTATATCGCCTCCAGGGGGTTGATATTAATGATAAGCATATCGAAGTTATAATAAGACAGATGCTGAAAAAGGTGAAGGTAGAGGATGCCGGAGATACAGACCTGCTGCCGGGAGGCCTGGTAGATATATTTGAGTTTGAAGATGAAAATAACAGGGTAATTGCCCAGGGAGGGCAGCCTGCCGAGGCGAGACGGGTGCTTTTAGGGATAACCAAGGCTTCCCTTGCTACAGATTCGTTCCTTTCAGCGGCTTCCTTCCAGGAGACTACCAGGGTATTGACGGAAGCTGCCACTAAAGGCAAGTTAGATCCCCTCCTTGGGTTAAAGGAAAACGTTATAATAGGCAAACTGGTGCCGGCGGGGACCGGAATGAGCCGCTACAGAAATATAACCGTATATGCGGAAGATGAACAGGAAAATGAACAAATGCAGGAAAGCAAAGAAGAATCCGCCCACAGTTGA
- the rpsL gene encoding 30S ribosomal protein S12 has product MPTINQLVRKSRKDVEKKSTAPALKECPQKRGVCISVKTTTPKKPNSALRKIARVRLTNGMEVTAYIPGIGHNLQEHSVVLIRGGRVKDLPGVRYHIVRGTLDTAGVEKRKQGRSKYGTKRPKQ; this is encoded by the coding sequence ATGCCTACAATAAACCAGCTTGTTAGGAAGAGCAGAAAAGATGTGGAAAAGAAATCAACAGCACCTGCCCTTAAGGAATGTCCTCAAAAAAGAGGTGTTTGCATTTCTGTTAAAACAACCACCCCAAAAAAGCCGAATTCTGCACTGCGTAAAATAGCAAGGGTTAGGTTGACAAATGGTATGGAAGTAACTGCATATATCCCGGGGATCGGGCATAATCTCCAGGAACACTCTGTTGTTTTAATCAGAGGTGGTAGGGTTAAGGATTTGCCCGGTGTAAGATACCATATCGTAAGAGGCACCCTGGATACCGCTGGTGTTGAAAAAAGGAAACAGGGAAGGTCCAAATACGGTACTAAACGGCCTAAGCAGTAG